In Syntrophorhabdaceae bacterium, the DNA window TATCTATACCCGAAAAAATATTAAAACATTGGCAGATTTTAAAGGCATGAAAATCCGTGTTATGCCTCTTTATGTGCCTCTCCTAAAAGCGTTGGGCGCAGTTCCTGTAATGATGCCTGGAACCGAAATCCACACCGCGATGGAGCGGGGCGTAGTGGATGGATTTATGTGGGGAGGTTATGGTATCAAGAGCCTTGGGTTAGAAGGTGTCACGAAGTTCGTTATTGAGCCAGGCATTTTCCAACTTGAGGCCTTTGTGGGGATCAACTTGGCGGCCTTCAATAAACTCCCAAAAGACTTACAGGTAGCACTAAAAAGAGCAGTTCAAAAGATGGAGCCAATTGCGACGGAAAATGCAGGCAAAATAGCGGCTGCAGAGTTGGATTCGTTACAAAAAATGGGGATAAAGATAGCGAAACTGCCCGCTGAAGACGCAAAGAAGTTGAGAGATCTCTCATACGAGACTACCTGGAAGAAGGTAATAGCAGAGGACCCGGTCTATGGGCCACAATTCAAAAAGCTGACGACCAAGTAGAATTGACTGGTTCCAATAAAGGTGAATGTACTGAAGGAGAATAGGATGAATAATTTTCTGGAACCCTTGCCGCTAATCGAAGATCTTGTCGAATATCCCAGTTTTCACGTTAAAGCGCCTGTTTCGCGGTTCAAGCAGACCGATCAGGTCTTCTCAAGGGCGCTAAGGGGGGAAGTGGATATAGATACCAAGAATGTCGGTGTCACAAGCCCTCCTCCACACCCCCTGGATCGTATGGTCTTCAGCCCTTTTATGCTCCGCGCCCATCTCTGGAGCATTTGTGAGCCAAAGCCCCTTAAATGGAAAACCAAAGTGCAGGACACGATAAAGATGAGCTCACACATCAAGGAGGTTGCACGCTATATGGGTGCGGACCTTGTGGGAATTACAAAGTTGCATGAGGCCTTCATATTCGAGAATGACCGGAATGGCGATCCGGTCGATTACTCTAATTACAAATACGCCATAGTATTGGCGAAGGCAGAGGACTATGATATGATCCGGACGACACCAAGCTG includes these proteins:
- the dctP gene encoding TRAP transporter substrate-binding protein DctP, which encodes MKKCLLFGLCLIFVVAFGTPSFAQNFVLKGITFAPRNEAHLTEIPMLIDMIKKESNGQLKINWVGGPEVIPSFDQSIALKNGTIDMLLYYPFSYFTSMLPVADAKGISQLSAWEERKNGCYDLWVKVFREKVNAEYLGCLHSVVPLRIYTRKNIKTLADFKGMKIRVMPLYVPLLKALGAVPVMMPGTEIHTAMERGVVDGFMWGGYGIKSLGLEGVTKFVIEPGIFQLEAFVGINLAAFNKLPKDLQVALKRAVQKMEPIATENAGKIAAAELDSLQKMGIKIAKLPAEDAKKLRDLSYETTWKKVIAEDPVYGPQFKKLTTK